In Primulina huaijiensis isolate GDHJ02 chromosome 6, ASM1229523v2, whole genome shotgun sequence, a single window of DNA contains:
- the LOC140979184 gene encoding exocyst complex component EXO70A1-like, producing the protein MGHSWLWEKKMDYYAALYLKERWEKLLVVLGEEYLVLFDGGRAIDRDLVKRRIGMFCDAFDDMYKKQSKWVLSDKGLRLKTCQLIEKAIVPSYKSYLQKNLPEFDMGNHVRYTADSLENLINSLFQMKLGKFEGMNCRDMIGIMKNVVIDHFSYTPAAA; encoded by the coding sequence ATGGGCCattcttggttgtgggaaaaaaAAATGGATTATTATGCTGCTTTGTATTTGAAAGAACGTTGGGAGAAACTATTGGTGGTTTTAGGCGAAGAGTACCTAGTGCTGTTCGATGGGGGCAGGGCCATTGATCGTGATCTGGTCAAGAGAAGAATTGGTATGTTCTGTGATGCCTTTGATGACATGTATAAAAAGCAATCCAAATGGGTACTTTCGGATAAAGGGTTAAGATTGAAGACATGCCAGCTTATTGAAAAGGCTATTGTTCCATCTTATAAGAGCTATTTGCAAAAAAATTTGCCCGAGTTTGATATGGGAAACCATGTAAGGTACACAGCTGACAGCCTAGAGAATTTAATCAATTCTTTGTTCCAGATGAAACTGGGAAAATTTGAAGGCATGAATTGCAGAGATATGATTGGCATAATGAAGAATGTTGTTATCGATCACTTCTCCTACACCCCCGCAGCAGCATGA
- the LOC140979524 gene encoding (R)-mandelonitrile lyase-like — translation MAEIPYFFWPPFFVFLMFNTLIFLPRFYSQQSPAYMEFVSNATEFPSEDYYDYIIVGGGTAGCPLAATLSEHYRVLVLERGGVPHGQPNLMTQNGFLPTLMEVDAYDSPAQAFTSEDGVPNARGRVLGGSSAINAGFYSRADQDFYKRSGINWDLRVVNQSYDWVEKTIVFRPELKNWQSAVRDGMLEAGIDPYNDFRLDHVLGTKIGGSTFDSFGTRHSSVDLLNYANPSNIKVVVHASVERVLLASSSSYSNAKQSAIGVVFRDQMGRYHHAMVVNGGEVLLCAGALGSPQLLLLSGVGPRPYLASWGIPIAHHSPHVGQFLYDNPRNGISIVPPNPLDHSLIQVVGVTSLGAYLEAASNIIPFASPAQPVFIRNPGTSVYLTVATLMEKIIGPLSAGSLTLSSTDVRVNPTVRFNYFNNPGDLERCVNGTRKIGDILRSRALDDFKFHEWFGTREFRYVGPELPVDQSNDGEMREFCRRTVSTIWHYHGGCLVGKVIDKNLKVIGIDGLRVVDGSIFKVSPGTNPQATLLMMGRHVGLKLLRERMR, via the exons ATGGCggaaataccatattttttttgGCCCCCATTTTTCGTTTTCTTGATGTTCAACACTCTCATTTTCCTCCCCAGATTTTATTCTCAACAAA GTCCAGCTTATATGGAGTTCGTGTCAAATGCCACAGAGTTTCCCTCAGAGGATTATTATGATTACATCATAGTCGGAGGTGGCACTGCAGGCTGTCCATTGGCTGCTACCCTATCGGAACATTACCGGGTTCTTGTTCTTGAGAGAGGGGGTGTTCCCCATGGACAGCCGAATTTAATGACTCAAAACGGATTTCTCCCAACCCTAATGGAAGTTGATGCCTATGATTCCCCTGCTCAAGCCTTTACATCCGAAGATGGAGTCCCCAATGCCAGAGGTCGGGTTCTTGGGGGTAGTAGTGCGATAAATGCTGGTTTCTATAGCAGAGCGGATCAAGATTTTTACAAAAGATCAGGGATTAATTGGGATCTCAGGGTGGTTAATCAGTCATATGACTGGGTTGAGAAGACTATCGTTTTCAGGCCTGAGCTCAAGAACTGGCAATCTGCGGTTAGAGATGGGATGTTGGAAGCTGGGATTGACCCTTACAATGATTTCCGTTTGGATCATGTTTTGGGAACCAAAATAGGGGGTTCAACATTTGATAGCTTCGGTACAAGACATAGTTCAGTGGATCTCTTGAACTATGCAAACCCATCAAACATTAAGGTGGTGGTGCACGCCAGTGTGGAGAGGGTTCTGCTGGCATCTTCATCCTCGTATTCTAATGCGAAGCAATCAGCTATTGGGGTGGTTTTTCGTGATCAAATGGGCCGGTACCACCATGCCATGGTGGTAAATGGTGGTGAGGTTTTGCTGTGTGCAGGGGCACTAGGCAGTCCTCAGCTCCTGCTGCTGAGTGGAGTCGGGCCAAGGCCTTATCTCGCTTCATGGGGAATTCCAATTGCACACCACTCGCCGCATGTTGGTCAGTTTTTGTACGATAATCCCAGAAATGGTATCTCCATTGTGCCACCGAATCCACTTGATCATTCTCTTATTCAAGTTGTGGGTGTTACAAGTCTAGGGGCTTATCTAGAGGCAGCCTCAAATATAATCCCTTTTGCATCCCCTGCCCAACCGGTCTTCATAAGAAATCCTGGCACTTCTGTTTACCTCACTGTTGCCACTTTGATGGAAAAAATCATCGGGCCACTGTCTGCTGGTTCCCTAACATTGTCATCCACAGATGTGAGAGTGAATCCTACCGTCCGTTTCAATTACTTCAATAATCCTGGTGACCTTGAGAGGTGTGTGAATGGCACACGAAAAATTGGGGACATTTTGAGAAGCCGAGCTTTGGATGATTTTAAGTTCCACGAATGGTTTGGAACTAGAGAGTTTAGATACGTTGGGCCTGAATTGCCTGTTGATCAGTCAAACGATGGAGAGATGAGAGAGTTCTGCAGGCGTACGGTGAGCACCATATGGCACTACCATGGTGGATGCCTAGTGGGAAAGGTGATTGATAAGAATCTCAAAGTGATAGGAATTGATGGTCTCAGAGTTGTTGATGGTTCAATCTTTAAAGTGTCACCTGGTACAAATCCTCAGGCTACTCTTCTGATGATGGGAAG GCATGTTGGTCTGAAGTTACTTAGGGAGCGGATGAGATAA
- the LOC140978249 gene encoding DNA-dependent metalloprotease WSS1-like encodes MDLNDLNKVWDVKPLKKVREDEAREILEKVAKQVQPIMRKRKWKVRVLSEFWPANPSLLGLNIGGGAEIKLRLRRPNNEWDFFPYAQIVDTMLHELCHNEYGPHNTDFYNLLDEIRKECEELMAKGVTGSGQGFDLPGRRLGGYSLQPPLSLLRDKARAAAETRIQREGLMSCGPKRLGGDSSIKAVLSPIQAAAMAAERRLHDDMWCGSKSVESEGSSKSSEVPVTQGDRSTQTSFVEPISFPGRKDDVMWQCTTCTLLNQTLALTCEVCGTPKNKDFGDYKKLKVWPCKFCTLDNSIEADRCMACGEWRYSYGPPISTSGPYLGT; translated from the exons ATGGACCTCAATGATCTTAACAAAGTTTGGGACGTCAAGCCTCTTAAGAAAGTCCGGGAAGATGAAGCCAGGGAAATTCTTGAAAAGGTAGCGAAGCAAGTGCAACCCATCATGCGGAAAAGAAAGTGGAAAGTCAGGGTTCTTTCTGAGTTTTG GCCAGCGAATCCATCTCTTTTGGGGTTGAATATTGGAGGAGGTGCGGAGATTAAGTTGAGACTGCGCAGGCCGAACAATGAGTGGGATTTTTTCCCCTATGCGCAGATTGTCGACACCATGCTTCATGAGCTCTGTCACAACGAATATGGCCCTCATAATACTGATTTTTACAATCTTTTGGATGAAATTCGAAAG GAATGTGAAGAACTTATGGCCAAAGGCGTTACTGGCAGTGGGCAAGGATTTGATCTTCCGGGGAGAAGATTGGGTGGGTATTCTCTTCAGCCTCCTTTATCTTTGCTCCGTGATAAAGCTCGGGCTGCTGCAGAAACCAGAATACAGCGTGAAGGTTTAATGTCTTGTGGGCCTAAACGTCTCGGTGGTGATAGCAGCATTAAAGCTGTACTAAGTCCAATCCAAGCAGCAGCAATGGCTGCAGAAAGAAGATTACATGATGATATGTGGTGTGGATCCAAATCAGTTGAGAGTGAGGGGTCCTCGAAAAGCTCGGAAGTTCCTGTTACACAGGGTGATAGATCTACTCAAACTTCATTTGTTGAACCCATATCCTTCCCAGGTAGAAAAGATGATGTGATGTGGCAGTGCACAACCTGCACCTTATTAAATCAG ACACTAGCTCTTACATGTGAAGTTTGTGGAACCCCAAAGAACAAAGATTTTGGAGATTACAAGAAGTTAAAAGTCTGGCCGTGCAAATTTTGCACCCTAGATAACAGCATTGAAGCAGATAGATGCATGGCTTGTGGGGAATGGAGATATTCTTATGGCCCTCCGATTTCCACTTCTGGCCCATATCTTGGTACCTAA
- the LOC140978250 gene encoding mitogen-activated protein kinase kinase 4 produces the protein MRPLQPPASANRSNRRILPDLTLPLPQRDFSLAVPLPLPPSSAPSSGSSGGFNYGDLERSSRIGSGAGGTVYKVFHRPTGKLYALKVIYGNHEDSVRRQMLREIEILRDVNNTNVVKCHCMYDQNGEIQVLLEYLDKGSLEGAHIPHEPTLSDLTRQILSGLYYLHRRKIVHRDIKPSNLLMNSRRDVKIADFGVSRVLAQTMDPCNSAVGTIAYMSPERINTDLNHGKYDGYAGDIWSLGVSILEFYLGRFPFAVGRQGDWASLMIAICMSQPPEAPATASKEFKDFIACCLQTDPARRWTAGQLLRHPFIMQYASPGSNGSGSNQVHQSHQLLPPPPPQFSSS, from the coding sequence ATGAGACCCCTTCAACCGCCGGCTTCCGCCAATCGTTCCAACCGCCGAATCCTCCCTGACCTTACCCTCCCTTTGCCCCAACGAGACTTTTCCCTAGCCGTGCCTCTCCCTCTGCCACCCAGCTCCGCCCCTTCCTCCGGCTCCAGTGGTGGCTTCAACTACGGTGATCTGGAGCGAAGCAGCCGCATCGGCAGCGGTGCGGGAGGAACTGTCTACAAAGTATTCCATCGACCCACCGGCAAATTGTACGCCCTGAAAGTGATATACGGCAACCACGAAGATTCGGTACGGCGTCAGATGCTCCGTGAAATCGAGATCCTACGCGACGTCAACAATACCAACGTCGTCAAATGTCATTGCATGTATGATCAGAATGGCGAAATTCAAGTCCTCCTCGAGTACCTTGACAAGGGTTCTCTGGAAGGTGCACACATCCCCCATGAACCCACTCTATCCGATCTCACTCGCCAGATTCTCTCCGGTTTGTACTATCTCCACAGGCGTAAAATCGTTCATCGAGACATCAAGCCCTCCAATTTACTGATGAACTCCCGCAGAGATGTCAAGATCGCTGACTTTGGCGTGTCTCGAGTTTTAGCTCAAACAATGGATCCCTGCAATTCAGCTGTTGGGACTATAGCTTACATGAGCCCGGAAAGAATCAATACTGATCTTAATCATGGCAAATACGATGGTTATGCAGGGGATATATGGAGCTTAGGTGTCAGCATTCTTGAATTTTACTTGGGAAGATTCCCATTTGCTGTTGGGAGGCAAGGTGATTGGGCTAGCCTTATGATTGCGATTTGTATGTCACAGCCACCAGAGGCACCCGCCACCGCTAGTAAAGAGTTTAAGGACTTTATTGCTTGTTGTCTTCAGACGGATCCCGCTAGGAGATGGACTGCTGGTCAGCTTTTGAGGCATCCTTTCATTATGCAGTATGCTTCTCCAGGGAGCAACGGAAGTGGAAGCAATCAGGTGCATCAGTCTCATCAATTATTACCTCCTCCACCGCCACAATTTTCATCTTCTTGA
- the LOC140979185 gene encoding uncharacterized protein, whose product MVVSLQFPKPCSAFPSSARQNPQPLNLSILRATTEENPSPDETKPEPGKDDSFENCLNQIRLRNRSGTGKKAGLRKSKKGKKSGSGSGSGTSIFLPPVPLKEALTEGLSVEFGFSSFAERIHGRLAILGLCALLSVELATGQGVISYHSPAIIFIQLYFIAAVSALYVKHEKEKISVWP is encoded by the coding sequence ATGGTCGTATCTCTCCAATTCCCCAAACCATGCTCAGCATTCCCATCCTCGGCCCGCCAGAACCCACAACCTCTAAATCTCTCTATCCTCCGCGCCACAaccgaagaaaatccttccccAGACGAAACCAAACCCGAGCCAGGTAAGGACGACAGCTTCGAAAACTGCCTAAACCAGATCCGACTTCGTAACCGCAGTGGCACGGGCAAGAAAGCTGGGCTTAGGAAAAGCAAAAAAGGGAAGAAAAGTGGGTCCGGATCAGGATCTGGGACGAGCATTTTCCTACCTCCGGTACCACTGAAAGAAGCTTTGACAGAAGGGTTGAGTGTGGAATTCGGGTTCAGCTCTTTTGCGGAGCGTATCCACGGTCGGCTTGCCATTCTTGGATTATGTGCTCTGTTATCAGTGGAGTTGGCGACTGGACAGGGAGTCATAAGCTATCATTCACCAGCTATTATTTTCATTCAGTTGTATTTCATAGCTGCGGTTTCTGCTTTGTATGTCAAGCATGAGAAGGAGAAAATCAGTGTGTGGCCATAG
- the LOC140978252 gene encoding O-fucosyltransferase 36-like, which translates to MMERELSDKEEDHENLISQNARSNDAVHSPNHRRSSFQIDDFKDQISSTSRKCHKRYLFAVFLPIMILLLYFTTDLKNLFQTRIPMAKDLGDNPSVNRMRESELRALYLLQQQETELFKTWNRTALMKKLYFDDVKNSGVVNRTSVDDNDKGIVTSSMLEDLKSRVFSQILLNKQIQGILLSSHENGDFVDFTENYTDASFGGWSRCGKVDQRLSERKTIEWKPKSNKYLFAICASGQMSNHLICLEKHMFFAALLNRVLVIPSAKVDYEFHRVLDIEHINKCVGRKVVVTFEELLESKKNSVHIDKFLCYFSLPQPCFVDGDHVKKLKGLGLTFGKIEAVWKEDVKNPKERTVQDVLGKFTSDDDVIAIGDMFFADVEREQVMQSGGPIAHKCKTLLEPHRLILLTAQRFIQTFLGKDFIALHFRRHGFLKFCNAKKPSCFYPVPEAADCINRVVERAGSPVIYLSTDAAGSETGLLQSLIASNGKTVPLVHRPVRNFAEKWDALLYRHGLEEDPQVEAMLDKTICALSTVFIGSSGSTFTEDILRLRKDWGSASLCDEYLCQGEHPNFIAEDE; encoded by the exons ATGATGGAACGAGAGCTCTCAGATAAAGAGGAGGATCACGAAAACCTAATTTCTCAGAATGCCAGGTCCAACGACGCTGTTCATTCCCCTAACCACCGCCGTTCCTCGTTCCAGATCGACGATTTCAAGGATCAAATCTCGAGCACCTCCCGCAAATGCCATAAGAGGTATCTTTTTGCCGTTTTCTTGCCCATCATGATTTTGCTGCTCTATTTTACAACAGACCTGAAGAACCTTTTCCAAACCCGCATACCGATGGCTAAGGATCTCGGCGACAATCCTTCGGTTAATCGCATGCGTGAGTCCGAATTGCGCGCTCTGTATTTGCTTCAGCAGCAGGAAACTGAGCTCTTCAAAACGTGGAATCGGACCGCATTGAtgaagaaattatattttgatgatGTGAAGAATAGTGGTGTTGTGAATCGGACTTCTGTCGACGATAATGATAAAGGCATTGTGACTTCTTCAATGCTTGAAGATTTGAAATCTCGTGTTTTTAGCCAAATTTTATTGAACAAACAAATTCAAGGGATTCTTTTGTCATCCCATGAAAACGGGGATTTCGTGGATTTTACTGAGAACTACACAGATGCAAGTTTTGGGGGTTGGAGTAGGTGCGGGAAGGTGGATCAGAGGTTATCTGAGAGGAAGACCATTGAGTGGAAGCCAAAATCAAACAAGTATCTGTTTGCAATTTGTGCTTCTGGTCAAATGTCGaatcatttgatttgtttgGAGAAGCATATGTTCTTTGCAGCTTTGCTTAATCGTGTTTTGGTGATCCCTAGTGCAAAGGTTGATTACGAGTTCCACCGGGTACTGGATATTGAGCATATTAACAAATGTGTGGGAAGGAAAGTTGTGGTAACGTTTGAGGAATTGTTGGAGAGTAAGAAGAATTCTGTGCATATCGACAAGTTCTTATGTTATTTCTCATTGCCGCAGCCTTGTTTTGTGGATGGTGATCATGTGAAGAAGTTGAAGGGGTTGGGTCTCACATTTGGCAAGATTGAAGCTGTTTGGAAGGAGGATGTGAAGAATCCAAAGGAAAGAACGGTTCAGGATGTCTTAGGTAAGTTTACCTCGGATGATGATGTTATTGCAATTGGAGACATGTTCTTTGCAGATGTGGAGAGGGAGCAGGTAATGCAGTCTGGTGGTCCTATTGCCCACAAATGTAAGACGCTGCTTGAGCCACATCGGCTTATTCTGCTCACTGCTCAACGTTTTATTCAGACATTCCTAGGGAAGGACTTCATAGCTCTTCATTTTCGGCGACACggtttcttgaaattttg CAACGCCAAGAAACCAAGCTGCTTTTACCCTGTTCCTGAAGCTGCAGATTGCATAAATCGAGTGGTTGAACGGGCTGGCAGTCCTGTGATATATCTTTCTACAGATGCTGCAGGAAGTGAAACTGGTTTACTGCAGTCTCTCATTGCCTCGAACGGGAAGACTGTGCCACTTGTTCATAGACCTGTTCGTAATTTTGCGGAAAAGTGGGATGCTTTGCTATACAGGCATGGACTTGAGGAAGATCCTCAG GTAGAAGCAATGTTAGACAAGACTATTTGTGCTCTGTCTACCGTGTTTATTGGATCCTCTGGGTCTACATTTACGGAAGATATCTTGCGGCTTCGTAAGGACTGGGGATCAGCATCTTTATGTGATGAATATCTGTGCCAGGGTGAACATCCGAATTTTATTGCAGAAGATGAGTGA
- the LOC140978689 gene encoding RING-H2 finger protein ATL60-like: MAESGAGKFGDSSVIEITGKIMVVTIILLFFVIVFVFCLHLYAKWFWYRRQVNPTTTTRRRRRLDFSAGYHEAAVVAALRRGLDPSLLKTIPIILFDPKEFKDGLECSVCLCEVAEGEKTRLLPKCNHGFHVECIDMWFQSHSTCPLCRNPVANQGQSSENSATDSTLETTQQIPAVENSDFLTETPNFPTNVLFWGDETQVSTFGPNCVAEDNQSCAIDEPSSSSSSSSSRKNRPDGILVIDIPMQINEEEEQKSPMPTRLRSLKRLLSGNRRTNPSSPRNFDLEQGVRGQS, translated from the coding sequence ATGGCAGAGTCAGGGGCTGGGAAGTTTGGTGACTCAAGTGTGATCGAGATCACGGGAAAGATTATGGTGGTGACCATTATCCTCCTCTTTTTCGTTATAGTGTTTGTCTTCTGCCTCCACCTCTACGCCAAATGGTTCTGGTACCGTCGCCAAGTTAATCCCACAACCACCACCCGGCGCCGCCGACGATTAGACTTCTCCGCTGGATATCATGAAGCAGCAGTTGTTGCCGCCTTGCGCCGTGGCCTCGATCCTTCACTCCTTAAAACAATACCCATCATTTTATTTGATCCCAAAGAGTTCAAAGATGGGCTAGAGTGTTCAGTGTGTCTCTGTGAGGTCGCCGAAGGTGAAAAAACCAGACTTCTACCGAAATGCAATCATGGATTCCATGTAGAATGCATTGACATGTGGTTTCAATCACATTCTACTTGTCCCCTCTGTAGAAACCCTGTTGCAAATCAGGGCCAATCCTCTGAGAATTCAGCTACTGATTCAACATTAGAAACTACACAACAAATTCCAGCAGTGGAGAATTCAGATTTTTTAACAGAAACTCCAAATTTTCCAACCAATGTATTATTCTGGGGTGATGAAACTCAAGTTAGCACTTTTGGTCCAAATTGTGTGGCGGAAGATAATCAAAGTTGTGCTATTGATGAGCCATCTAGCTCATCCTCATCGTCATCATCTAGGAAAAATCGGCCAGATGGGATATTGGTGATCGATATTCCAATGCAGATTAATGAAGAGGAAGAACAAAAGTCACCAATGCCGACGAGACTCAGATCACTTAAAAGGCTCTTGAGTGGTAATAGAAGAACCAATCCTTCTAGTCCTAGGAATTTTGACCTGGAGCAAGGAGTCCGAGGACAAAGTTAA
- the LOC140978253 gene encoding ubiquitin-conjugating enzyme E2 34-like isoform X2, whose translation MAEKACVKRLQKEYRALCKEPVSNVVARPLPNDILEWHYLLEGSDGTPFAGGYYYGKIKFPPEYPFKPPGISMTTPNGRFMTQKKICLSMSDFHPESWNPMWSVSSILTGLLSFMMDTSPTTGSVTTTVEEKQRLAKSSLAFNCKNPTFRKLFPEHVEKYERQLAAQQSAEQSAPASIQEENFEPSLKKRGTREEQKNIEVPKEVNNLRQRSFPSWWLLLLVFIFGGVMALPLLQL comes from the exons ATGGCTGAAAAAGCATGCGTAAAGCGCCTTCAGAAGGAATATAGAGCACTTTGTAAA GAACCTGTTTCCAATGTTGTGGCACGCCCTCTTCCCAACGACATCCTTGAGTGGC ATTATTTGTTGGAGGGGAGTGACGGAACGCCATTTGCAG GTGGTTATTATTATGGAAAGATAAAGTTTCCACCAGAATATCCTTTTAAACCTCCAGGAATCAG TATGACTACTCCGAATGGACGCTTTATGACTCAAAAGAAGATATGTCTGTCTATGAGCGATT TCCATCCAGAGAGTTGGAACCCTATGTGGTCTGTCTCAAG CATATTGACAGGGCTTCTTTCTTTCATG ATGGACACTAGTCCCACTACTGGCAGTGTCACAACTACTGTAGAAGAGAAACAAAGGCTTGCGAAGTCTTCTTTGGCATTCAACTGTAAAAA CCCAACATTCAGGAAACTTTTTCCAGAACATGTGGAAAAATACGAACGGCAGCTAGCAGCACAGCAATCGGCAGAACAGTCAGCACCTGCATCCATTcaagaagaaaattttgaacCCTCATTGAAGAAACGTGGGACCAGAGAAGAGCAGAAAAATATAGAAGTCCCGAAAGAAGTGAATAACCTGAGGCAAAGATCTTTCCCTTCCTGGTGGTTGTTGTTGCTAGTTTTCATTTTTGGCGGTGTCATGGCTCTGCCTCTGCTACAACTTTAG
- the LOC140978253 gene encoding ubiquitin-conjugating enzyme E2 34-like isoform X1 — MAEKACVKRLQKEYRALCKEPVSNVVARPLPNDILEWHYLLEGSDGTPFAGGYYYGKIKFPPEYPFKPPGISMTTPNGRFMTQKKICLSMSDCKLIMVNHVNAFYILFHLHCHFPVHPESWNPMWSVSSILTGLLSFMMDTSPTTGSVTTTVEEKQRLAKSSLAFNCKNPTFRKLFPEHVEKYERQLAAQQSAEQSAPASIQEENFEPSLKKRGTREEQKNIEVPKEVNNLRQRSFPSWWLLLLVFIFGGVMALPLLQL, encoded by the exons ATGGCTGAAAAAGCATGCGTAAAGCGCCTTCAGAAGGAATATAGAGCACTTTGTAAA GAACCTGTTTCCAATGTTGTGGCACGCCCTCTTCCCAACGACATCCTTGAGTGGC ATTATTTGTTGGAGGGGAGTGACGGAACGCCATTTGCAG GTGGTTATTATTATGGAAAGATAAAGTTTCCACCAGAATATCCTTTTAAACCTCCAGGAATCAG TATGACTACTCCGAATGGACGCTTTATGACTCAAAAGAAGATATGTCTGTCTATGAGCGATTGTAAGTTAATTATGGTAAATCATGTCAATGCTTTCTACATCTTGTTTCACTTACACTGTCATTTTCCAGTCCATCCAGAGAGTTGGAACCCTATGTGGTCTGTCTCAAG CATATTGACAGGGCTTCTTTCTTTCATG ATGGACACTAGTCCCACTACTGGCAGTGTCACAACTACTGTAGAAGAGAAACAAAGGCTTGCGAAGTCTTCTTTGGCATTCAACTGTAAAAA CCCAACATTCAGGAAACTTTTTCCAGAACATGTGGAAAAATACGAACGGCAGCTAGCAGCACAGCAATCGGCAGAACAGTCAGCACCTGCATCCATTcaagaagaaaattttgaacCCTCATTGAAGAAACGTGGGACCAGAGAAGAGCAGAAAAATATAGAAGTCCCGAAAGAAGTGAATAACCTGAGGCAAAGATCTTTCCCTTCCTGGTGGTTGTTGTTGCTAGTTTTCATTTTTGGCGGTGTCATGGCTCTGCCTCTGCTACAACTTTAG